A region of Pseudomonas sp. Marseille-Q3773 DNA encodes the following proteins:
- a CDS encoding DMT family transporter yields the protein MSVFSKTSVASAATTCLFVLLWSSGAIVSKLGLTQASPFAFLLLRSALALAGVLLVGPLLGLRWPRSRGAVLRALGTGCVLLGAYQIFYLLALDTQVTPGIMATVMGVQPILTVVLMERQRSWSRVFGLGLGLAGLVMVVYQGINLGGVSLAGMLFALLALASMTLGSILQKRITDNPMGTLPLQYLAGFAMCALFAPLQPLHVQWSSGFVGALLWMGLVVSLLATLLLYRLIAKGNLVNVTSLFYLVPAVTAVMDLLIFGNRLAPLGLLGMGLIVVGLLFVFRKPAARLAEA from the coding sequence ATGTCTGTCTTTAGCAAAACCTCGGTGGCCTCGGCGGCCACTACCTGCCTGTTCGTCCTGCTGTGGAGCAGCGGGGCAATCGTTTCCAAGCTGGGCCTGACGCAGGCCAGCCCGTTCGCCTTCCTGCTGTTGCGCTCGGCGCTGGCCCTGGCCGGCGTGCTGCTGGTCGGGCCACTGCTGGGGCTGCGCTGGCCGCGCAGTCGCGGTGCCGTGCTGCGGGCTCTGGGCACCGGCTGCGTGCTGCTCGGCGCCTACCAGATCTTCTACCTGCTGGCGCTCGACACCCAGGTCACCCCCGGCATCATGGCCACGGTGATGGGGGTACAGCCGATCCTGACCGTGGTGCTGATGGAGCGCCAGCGCTCCTGGAGCCGTGTGTTCGGCCTGGGGCTGGGGCTGGCTGGCTTGGTCATGGTCGTCTACCAGGGCATCAACCTGGGTGGGGTATCGCTGGCCGGGATGCTGTTCGCCCTGCTGGCACTGGCCAGCATGACCTTGGGCTCGATCCTGCAGAAGCGCATCACCGACAACCCGATGGGCACCCTGCCGCTGCAGTACCTGGCCGGCTTTGCCATGTGCGCACTGTTCGCGCCGCTGCAGCCATTGCATGTGCAGTGGAGCAGCGGCTTCGTCGGTGCGTTGCTGTGGATGGGCCTGGTGGTCTCGCTGCTGGCGACCTTGTTGCTGTACCGGCTGATCGCCAAGGGCAACCTGGTCAATGTCACCAGCCTGTTCTACCTGGTGCCGGCGGTGACCGCGGTGATGGACTTGCTGATCTTCGGCAACCGCCTGGCACCGCTCGGCCTGCTGGGCATGGGGCTGATCGTGGTGGGCCTGCTGTTCGTGTTTCGCAAGCCTGCCGCGCGCCTGGCCGAGGCGTAG
- a CDS encoding DMT family transporter, with amino-acid sequence MSPIALARLLTLAAVWGASFLFMRIIAPALGTVPTAFFRVSIACLGLVALLAAARVRWDFQGRLGACLVLGMINSGIPATFYSVAAQVLPAGYSAIFNATTPLMGVLVGALFFREPMTLAKLCGIFLGLFGVGILSGAGPVALDLALLQGALACLAATTCYGFAGFLARRWVSGLDSRLSALGSMLGATLMLSPLFAWSALSQPPASWGGWQVWLSLLGLGLLCTAFAYILYFRLLEEIGPVKASTVTFLIPVFGVVWGAWLLAEPLSMAHLYGGLLIGAALWLVLRPARR; translated from the coding sequence GTGAGCCCCATCGCCCTAGCCCGCCTGCTGACCCTTGCCGCCGTCTGGGGGGCGAGTTTCCTGTTCATGCGCATCATCGCCCCGGCGCTTGGCACGGTGCCGACCGCGTTTTTCCGCGTATCCATCGCCTGCCTGGGCCTGGTCGCGCTGCTTGCCGCCGCCCGGGTGCGCTGGGATTTCCAGGGCAGGCTCGGCGCCTGCCTGGTGCTGGGCATGATCAACTCCGGCATTCCGGCCACCTTCTATTCCGTCGCCGCCCAGGTGTTACCGGCCGGCTATTCGGCCATCTTCAACGCCACCACGCCGCTGATGGGCGTGCTGGTCGGCGCGCTGTTCTTCCGCGAGCCGATGACCCTGGCCAAGCTGTGTGGCATCTTCCTCGGCCTGTTCGGCGTCGGCATCCTCAGCGGCGCCGGCCCGGTCGCCCTTGACCTGGCCCTGCTGCAGGGCGCCCTGGCCTGCCTGGCAGCCACCACCTGCTACGGCTTTGCCGGTTTCCTCGCCCGCCGCTGGGTCAGCGGCCTGGACAGCCGCCTGTCGGCCCTGGGCAGCATGCTCGGCGCTACCCTGATGCTCAGCCCGCTGTTCGCCTGGAGCGCACTGAGCCAGCCCCCGGCCAGCTGGGGCGGCTGGCAGGTATGGCTGTCGCTGCTGGGCCTGGGCTTGCTGTGTACGGCATTCGCCTACATCCTGTACTTCCGCCTGCTGGAAGAAATCGGCCCGGTCAAGGCCAGCACCGTGACCTTCCTGATTCCGGTGTTCGGCGTAGTCTGGGGGGCGTGGCTGCTGGCTGAACCGCTGTCGATGGCGCACCTGTACGGCGGCCTGCTGATCGGTGCGGCGTTGTGGCTGGTACTGCGCCCGGCGCGCAGGTGA
- a CDS encoding DUF6279 family lipoprotein, with protein MPLRLSRALLIAIGFALALAACSRIDLAYRNLDRLVPWSLGDYLDMNREQKAMLDDRLREHLAWHCQTQLPGYLDWLDRIRDMVAADQVTDQALQQRTREAREAIGRVAEEITPSATELLRGMSDAQVAEMREAFRDDIAERQKQYVDTPLSKQIARRAERMEKRLTPWFGELTPVQKQRVQAWSEALGDQNRAWIANRAHWQQQLLLAMNQRNDASFEPRLATLLQRKESLWTPEYRAAFQNTERQARSLLVDLVQQSTPQQRRFLLERLGQVRTNFSDLKCLKG; from the coding sequence ATGCCGCTACGCCTGTCCAGAGCCCTGCTCATCGCCATCGGCTTCGCCCTGGCCTTGGCCGCCTGCAGCCGCATCGACCTGGCCTACCGCAACCTCGACCGCCTGGTGCCCTGGTCGCTGGGCGATTACCTGGACATGAACCGCGAGCAGAAGGCCATGCTCGACGACCGCCTGCGCGAGCACCTGGCCTGGCATTGCCAGACGCAGTTGCCCGGCTACCTCGACTGGCTGGACCGCATACGCGACATGGTGGCCGCCGACCAGGTGACGGACCAGGCCCTGCAGCAACGCACCCGCGAAGCGCGCGAGGCGATTGGCCGGGTGGCCGAGGAAATCACCCCGTCGGCCACTGAACTGCTGCGCGGCATGAGTGATGCCCAGGTGGCGGAAATGCGCGAGGCCTTTCGCGACGACATCGCCGAACGGCAGAAACAGTATGTCGATACGCCGCTGTCGAAACAGATTGCGCGCCGTGCCGAACGCATGGAAAAACGCCTCACGCCCTGGTTTGGCGAGCTGACCCCGGTGCAAAAGCAACGCGTGCAGGCCTGGTCCGAAGCGCTGGGCGACCAGAACCGCGCCTGGATCGCCAACCGCGCCCACTGGCAGCAGCAGCTGCTGCTGGCCATGAACCAGCGTAACGACGCCAGCTTCGAACCGCGCCTGGCGACCTTGCTGCAACGCAAGGAAAGCTTGTGGACGCCGGAGTATCGCGCAGCATTCCAGAATACCGAGCGGCAGGCGCGTAGCCTGCTGGTCGACCTGGTGCAGCAGAGCACGCCGCAGCAGCGGCGGTTCCTGCTGGAGCGGCTGGGCCAGGTGCGCACGAACTTCAGTGACTTGAAGTGTTTGAAGGGGTGA
- a CDS encoding formylglycine-generating enzyme family protein, with product MNVSTWLCRPAQITCLLLLSAHAHAAKPGDVFKDCKDCPEMVVLPAGSYLMGAPDDEVGRQPDEGPLHTVTFAQPFAMSRYQVTAGELDAYIKATGTVIKSGDERPGRWCAAGKPSYPQGPRQPAVCVDYAEVQGYARWLAKTTGKPYRMVSEAEREYAARAGSSGPFPFPFDEPGKYEISKHANTYGPKDGYTFTAPVGSYPANAFGLYDMHGNVYEWVADCYHDSYVGAPADGSAWVQDPQCIRAHMRGNDWGEPPIFSRSANRNDRLKTTRGDFLGFRVARDL from the coding sequence ATGAACGTATCCACCTGGCTCTGCCGGCCAGCCCAGATCACCTGCCTGCTGCTGCTCAGCGCCCATGCCCACGCCGCCAAACCCGGCGACGTGTTCAAGGACTGCAAGGACTGCCCGGAAATGGTCGTGCTGCCCGCCGGCAGCTACCTGATGGGCGCCCCCGATGACGAAGTCGGTCGCCAGCCCGACGAGGGCCCGCTGCACACCGTGACCTTCGCCCAACCCTTCGCCATGAGCCGCTACCAGGTCACCGCCGGCGAACTGGACGCCTACATCAAAGCCACCGGCACCGTGATCAAGAGCGGCGACGAGCGCCCCGGCCGCTGGTGCGCAGCGGGCAAACCCAGCTACCCGCAAGGCCCCCGCCAACCGGCGGTGTGCGTGGACTACGCCGAAGTGCAGGGCTACGCCCGCTGGCTGGCGAAAACCACCGGCAAGCCCTACCGCATGGTCAGCGAGGCCGAACGCGAATACGCCGCCCGCGCCGGCTCCAGCGGCCCGTTCCCCTTCCCCTTCGACGAACCGGGCAAGTACGAGATCAGCAAGCACGCCAACACCTACGGCCCCAAGGATGGTTACACCTTCACCGCCCCGGTGGGCAGTTACCCGGCCAATGCCTTCGGCCTGTACGACATGCACGGCAACGTCTACGAATGGGTCGCCGACTGCTACCACGACAGCTACGTTGGCGCCCCTGCCGACGGCAGCGCCTGGGTTCAGGACCCCCAGTGCATCCGCGCGCACATGCGTGGCAACGACTGGGGCGAGCCGCCGATCTTCTCCCGCTCGGCCAACCGCAACGACCGCCTCAAGACCACCCGCGGCGACTTCCTCGGTTTTCGCGTAGCACGCGATTTGTGA
- the aceK gene encoding bifunctional isocitrate dehydrogenase kinase/phosphatase, which translates to MARMILAGFDDYRDHFRRITLGARKRFEQARWQDIQRAAAARINLYEEKVAEVNGWLRQGFAEDVLLDVAQWPLVKNAYIHLIDPRLDDELAETWYNSLFCSLFSHDLISDGCMFIHTTRPSMRGRERAAQTRTYRPDDGLKGLLRAVFADYPFDVPYGDLEGDLARLEEQLRDCLPDWVCKDPALALELFVPVLYRNKGAYLVGRLYNSDEQWPLVIPLLHREGHGIEADALITDEAEVSIIFSFTRSYFMVDVPVPAEFVNFLKRILPGKHIAELYTSIGFYKHGKSEFYRALINHLASSDDRFVMAPGVRGMVMSVFTLPGFNTVFKIIKDRFSPSKTVDRATVIDKYRLVKSVDRVGRMADTQEFADFRFPRSKFEPECLAELLEVAPSTVALEGDTVLIRHCWTERRMTPLNLYLEQASEAQVLEALEDYGLAIKQLAAANIFPGDMLLKNFGVTRHGRVVFYDYDEISFLTEVNFRHIPPPRYPEDEMSGEPWYSIGPHDVFPEEFPPFLFADIGQRRLFSRLHGELYDADYWKGLQAAISDGKVIDVFPYRRKGR; encoded by the coding sequence ATCGCCCGGATGATCCTCGCCGGCTTCGACGACTACCGCGACCACTTCCGGCGCATCACCCTGGGCGCCCGCAAGCGCTTCGAACAGGCGCGCTGGCAGGACATCCAGCGTGCTGCTGCTGCCCGCATCAATCTCTACGAAGAAAAGGTCGCCGAGGTCAACGGCTGGCTGCGCCAAGGGTTTGCCGAGGACGTGCTGCTGGACGTGGCGCAATGGCCGCTGGTGAAGAACGCCTACATCCACCTGATCGACCCGCGCCTGGACGACGAGCTGGCCGAGACCTGGTACAACTCGCTGTTCTGCAGCCTGTTCAGCCACGACCTGATCAGCGACGGCTGCATGTTCATCCACACCACCCGGCCGTCGATGCGCGGTCGCGAACGTGCTGCGCAAACCCGCACCTATCGGCCTGACGATGGCTTGAAAGGCTTGCTGCGGGCGGTCTTTGCCGATTACCCGTTCGATGTGCCGTATGGCGACCTGGAAGGCGACCTGGCACGCCTGGAGGAGCAGTTGCGCGACTGCCTGCCGGACTGGGTCTGCAAGGACCCGGCCCTGGCCCTGGAGCTGTTCGTGCCGGTGCTGTACCGCAACAAGGGGGCATACCTGGTCGGCCGGCTATACAACAGCGACGAGCAGTGGCCGCTGGTGATTCCGCTGCTGCACCGCGAAGGGCACGGCATCGAGGCCGATGCACTGATCACCGACGAGGCCGAGGTGTCGATCATCTTTTCCTTCACCCGCTCGTACTTCATGGTCGATGTGCCGGTGCCGGCGGAGTTCGTCAACTTCCTCAAGCGCATTCTGCCAGGCAAGCACATTGCCGAGCTGTACACCTCGATCGGGTTCTACAAGCACGGCAAGTCGGAGTTCTACCGGGCGCTGATCAACCACCTGGCCAGCAGCGACGACCGTTTCGTCATGGCCCCCGGGGTACGTGGCATGGTCATGAGCGTGTTCACCCTGCCGGGCTTCAACACCGTGTTCAAGATCATCAAGGACCGTTTTTCGCCCTCGAAGACGGTCGACCGCGCCACGGTGATCGACAAGTACCGGCTGGTGAAGAGTGTCGATCGGGTGGGGCGGATGGCCGATACCCAGGAATTCGCCGATTTTCGCTTCCCGCGCAGCAAGTTCGAGCCGGAGTGCCTGGCCGAGCTGCTGGAGGTGGCACCCTCGACCGTGGCGCTGGAAGGCGACACGGTGCTGATTCGCCACTGCTGGACCGAGCGGCGCATGACGCCATTGAACCTGTACCTGGAGCAGGCCAGCGAGGCCCAGGTGCTGGAGGCGCTGGAGGATTATGGCCTGGCCATCAAGCAGCTGGCGGCGGCGAACATCTTCCCTGGCGACATGCTGCTGAAGAATTTCGGCGTTACCCGGCATGGCCGGGTGGTGTTCTACGACTATGACGAAATCAGCTTTCTGACCGAGGTGAACTTCCGCCATATTCCGCCACCGCGTTACCCGGAAGACGAGATGTCGGGCGAGCCGTGGTACTCGATCGGGCCGCATGATGTGTTCCCCGAAGAGTTTCCGCCGTTTTTGTTTGCCGATATCGGCCAGCGCCGTTTGTTCAGCCGCCTGCATGGGGAGCTGTATGACGCGGATTACTGGAAGGGGCTGCAGGCGGCGATAAGCGACGGCAAGGTGATCGATGTGTTCCCGTATCGGCGCAAGGGGCGGTGA
- a CDS encoding TonB-dependent siderophore receptor — MSKSLPGPLDPLAKALLIRHSFRPREALTRLGLGLAMSTAMAAQVQAQEWTLNIPAQSMNSALQALARQTDTQLLYSPEDIGGLRSSAVEGRHDLASSLGILLGGSGLRYQIDGNTVTVTAGSSAKDGQVELSATNVSSTGLGATTEGTGSYTTGVTSTATKMNLSIRETPQTISVITRQRMDDQHLATMTEVLNQTPGITMSQDGGERFNIYSRGSAINTYQIDGVTTTQENQTRNMPSTLLDMALYDHVEIIRGATGLMTGAGDPSGVVNLIRKRPTREFKSHIQAGLGSWDYYRAEADISGPLTENGNVRGRFVAAKQDNDTFMDWYSQKRDLVYGVVEADLTDTTVGRFSIDHQKYRADGAPGVPVLFSNGQPTDFSRSKSAGARWMYDEIETTNYTFGLEQALANDWQFKIAANYMDVDRDTDSAYLRTTTNVAYINQATGAIPIIPAKAKATQTQKGIDVTLQGPFELLGQSHELIVGYNFQEYENQHDESDAPSTTIDYYNWDNQMARPADDSYVPFLDYNVAIRQSGYYLAGRFNVTDELHFILGARVSKYSYDYNLSILPARAPTTKMRENGVVTPYAGIVYDLTPEQSVYVSYTDIFKPQSAQDVSGKTLEPMVGKNYELGWKGEFYDGRLNANAAVYLIQRDNLAEEDGDNLTPGRTQAYRAVDGAETKGIDLELSGEVLPGWNVQTGYSHSRTEDADGNRLTTQLPMDTFRLWTTYRLQGDWNKLTIGGGASWNSSSSLTYARLGARVTQDDYTVASLMARYQINDNLSATVNVNNLFDEKYYAGMAGSYAHYGAPRNTMLNLRYDF; from the coding sequence ATGTCCAAGTCCCTGCCCGGCCCGCTCGACCCGCTTGCCAAAGCACTACTGATCCGTCACTCGTTTCGTCCCCGGGAGGCGTTGACCCGCCTCGGCCTGGGCCTGGCAATGTCCACCGCCATGGCCGCCCAGGTGCAGGCCCAGGAATGGACCCTGAACATTCCCGCGCAGTCGATGAACTCGGCGTTGCAGGCGCTGGCCAGACAGACCGATACCCAGCTGCTGTACAGCCCGGAGGACATCGGCGGTTTGCGCTCCAGTGCCGTCGAGGGCCGGCACGACCTCGCTTCGTCACTGGGCATCCTGCTGGGTGGCAGCGGGCTGCGTTACCAGATCGACGGCAATACGGTGACCGTCACCGCAGGCTCGAGCGCAAAGGACGGCCAGGTCGAACTTTCGGCGACCAACGTCAGTAGCACGGGCCTGGGAGCCACTACCGAAGGTACCGGGTCGTACACCACCGGTGTGACCAGCACCGCCACCAAGATGAACCTGTCGATCCGCGAAACACCGCAGACCATCAGCGTGATCACCCGCCAGCGCATGGACGACCAACACCTGGCGACAATGACCGAAGTGCTCAACCAGACGCCCGGAATCACCATGTCCCAGGACGGCGGTGAGCGTTTCAACATCTACTCCCGTGGCAGTGCCATCAACACCTACCAGATCGATGGCGTGACCACCACCCAGGAAAACCAGACCCGCAACATGCCCAGCACCTTGCTGGACATGGCGCTCTACGATCATGTCGAGATCATCCGTGGTGCCACCGGCCTGATGACCGGCGCGGGGGACCCGAGCGGGGTGGTGAACCTGATCCGCAAGCGGCCAACCCGCGAGTTCAAGTCGCACATCCAGGCCGGGCTAGGCTCGTGGGACTACTACCGCGCCGAAGCGGACATCTCCGGGCCGCTGACGGAAAACGGCAACGTTCGCGGCCGCTTCGTCGCAGCCAAGCAAGACAACGACACCTTCATGGACTGGTACAGCCAGAAACGCGACCTGGTCTATGGGGTAGTCGAAGCAGACCTGACCGACACCACCGTCGGCCGTTTCAGCATCGACCACCAGAAGTACCGGGCCGATGGTGCCCCCGGCGTCCCGGTGCTGTTCAGCAACGGCCAACCCACCGATTTCTCCCGCTCGAAAAGCGCCGGCGCGCGCTGGATGTACGACGAAATCGAAACCACCAACTACACCTTCGGCCTGGAACAGGCTCTGGCCAATGACTGGCAGTTCAAGATCGCCGCCAACTACATGGACGTCGACCGCGATACCGACTCTGCCTACCTGCGTACCACCACCAACGTGGCCTATATCAACCAGGCCACCGGTGCGATACCGATCATCCCGGCCAAGGCCAAGGCAACCCAGACGCAGAAAGGCATCGATGTGACGCTCCAGGGCCCGTTTGAACTGCTCGGGCAAAGCCATGAGCTGATCGTCGGCTACAACTTCCAGGAGTACGAGAACCAGCACGACGAATCCGATGCGCCGTCGACCACGATCGACTACTACAACTGGGACAACCAGATGGCCCGGCCAGCGGACGACAGCTACGTCCCGTTCCTCGACTACAACGTCGCCATCCGGCAGAGCGGTTACTACCTGGCCGGTCGCTTCAACGTCACTGACGAGCTGCACTTCATCCTCGGCGCCCGGGTCTCGAAATACAGCTACGACTACAACCTCAGCATCCTGCCCGCCCGCGCCCCGACCACCAAGATGCGCGAGAACGGCGTGGTCACGCCCTATGCCGGGATCGTCTACGACCTGACCCCGGAGCAGTCGGTCTACGTCAGTTATACCGACATCTTCAAACCGCAGTCCGCGCAGGACGTTTCCGGCAAAACCCTGGAGCCTATGGTGGGCAAGAACTACGAGCTGGGTTGGAAAGGTGAATTCTATGATGGCCGGTTGAATGCGAACGCTGCTGTCTACCTGATCCAGCGCGACAACCTTGCCGAAGAGGATGGCGATAACCTGACACCCGGTCGTACCCAGGCTTACCGCGCTGTCGATGGTGCCGAAACCAAAGGTATCGACCTGGAACTGTCCGGCGAGGTGTTGCCCGGCTGGAACGTGCAGACCGGCTATAGCCACTCGCGTACCGAAGACGCCGATGGCAACCGCCTGACCACGCAGTTGCCCATGGACACCTTCCGCCTCTGGACCACCTACCGACTTCAGGGTGACTGGAACAAGCTGACCATTGGCGGCGGTGCAAGCTGGAACTCCAGTTCGTCGCTCACCTACGCCCGCCTGGGTGCACGGGTCACGCAAGACGACTATACCGTCGCCAGCCTGATGGCTCGCTACCAGATCAACGACAACCTGTCGGCCACCGTCAACGTCAACAACCTGTTCGATGAGAAATACTACGCAGGCATGGCCGGCAGCTACGCCCACTACGGCGCCCCGCGCAATACCATGCTGAACCTGCGCTACGACTTCTGA
- a CDS encoding DUF4265 domain-containing protein yields the protein MNSAYKKVLFRLEQDANGYPPASVEGLWAKAVDGGYAVDNIPFHVYGIAPGDVIATREEAGETWFAELRRSSGSSVFRVIVRPPETLDQVRAALQDFGCNCETEQAVKMLALEVPPQRSLDTLLYYLLTQRDAGLLDFEEGVLRHAIPEEFR from the coding sequence GTGAACAGCGCATACAAGAAGGTCTTGTTCCGCCTGGAACAGGACGCCAACGGCTATCCACCGGCCTCGGTCGAGGGGCTGTGGGCCAAGGCCGTGGACGGTGGCTATGCCGTCGACAACATTCCCTTCCATGTCTACGGCATTGCCCCGGGCGACGTGATCGCCACCCGTGAAGAAGCCGGCGAAACCTGGTTTGCCGAACTGCGCCGCAGCAGCGGCAGTTCGGTGTTCCGGGTTATCGTCAGGCCCCCGGAAACCCTGGACCAGGTACGCGCGGCGCTGCAGGACTTCGGCTGCAACTGCGAGACCGAACAGGCGGTGAAGATGCTGGCGCTCGAAGTTCCGCCGCAGCGTTCGCTCGATACCCTGCTCTACTACCTGCTCACCCAGCGCGACGCCGGCCTGCTGGACTTCGAGGAAGGCGTGCTGCGCCACGCCATCCCCGAAGAATTCCGCTAA